A genomic window from Pagrus major chromosome 23, Pma_NU_1.0 includes:
- the LOC141020024 gene encoding interferon a3-like, with the protein MFSWTSLLLVLCSSLTPVLCCDWLTQYAHLSRTSLKHIRLMGGQLTDQESPVPFPDKLYRRIQRDKVESQLVFIRDSLELISDLYHHDNLSSATWDTVETEHFLTVIDRQIDGLNTCVSTNSSADSRLRKYYRRLETCTVYHTGGSTASWELIRKETKLHLDRLYLLVASIRRRSAKTQQQL; encoded by the exons atgttcagcTGGACCAGCCTGCTCCTCGTCCTCTGCAGCAGCTTAACTCCTGTcctctgctgtgattggcttaCACAGTACGCTCACCTGAGCAGGACCTCTCTGAAACACATCCGCCTCATG ggTGGTCAGCTGACTGATCAGGAGAGTCCAGTTCCCTTTCCAGACAAACTCTACAGACGGATACAGAGGGATAAG gtggAGTCTCAGTTGGTTTTCATCAGAGACAGTCTGGAGCTGATTTCTGATCTCTATCACCATGACAACCTGTCCTCCGCTACCTGGGATACCGTCGAGACCGAACACTTCCTGACGGTCATCGACCGCCAGATAGACGGACTCAACACCTGT gtgtcGACTAACAGCtcagcagacagcagactgAGGAAGTACTACAGGAGGCTGGAGACATGTACTGTGTACCACACT GGTGGTAGTACTGCGTCCTGGGAGCTGATCCGGAAGGAAACTAAACTGCACCTGGACCGGTTGTACCTGCTGGTGGCGTCCATCAGGAGGCGCTCTGCAAAgactcagcagcagctctga
- the ifnphi2 gene encoding interferon phi 2: MTLSSVLLVLLQICSLQLMLVAMPTCPLEGDLVQRAHHLLRDLGGSFPVHCRPYNANISFPGSALPAATANHPECRQVLWVVYESLQEAGPMFDDEELPAGVTWDRKTVRDFRMVQDRLGEDGSCLSGVDSSGVLSPYFSNVTAVLQQQDGATCGLMALRRDLLKVLQSALHQHRTCFTWRNTTEDTRPRLLRKRSHAH; the protein is encoded by the exons atGACGCTGTCTTCAGTCCTCTTAGTCCTCCTGCAGATCTGCAGCCTCCAGCTGATGCTGGTTGCCATGCCGACCTGTCCATTGGAGGGGGACCTGGTCCAGCGGGCCCACCATCTGCTCCGAGACCTG GGGGGGTCATTTCCTGTCCACTGCCGGCCGTACAACGCCAACATCTCCTTCCCAGGCTCCGCCCTCCCTGCTGCCACAGCCAATCACCCTGAG TGCCGCCAGGTATTATGGGTAGTGTATGAGTCACTGCAGGAGGCGGGGCCAATGTTCGACGATGAGGAGTTACCTGCTGGAGTTACCTGGGACAGAAAGACGGTCCGTGATTTCAGAATGGTACAGGACCGACTGGGGGAGGACGGCAGCTGT ttGTCAGGTGTTGACTCTTCAGGTGTGTTATCTCCATACTTCAGTAACGTGACGGctgtcctccagcagcag GATGGCGCCACCTGCGGACTGATGGCTCTGAGGAGAGATCTGCTCAAGGTCCTACAGTCCGCCCTGCATCAACACCGCACCTGTTTCACCTGGAGGAACACCACAGAGGACACAAGACCACGCCTACTGAGGAAGAGAAGCCACGCCCACTGA